ACCCGGCCTCAGAGATCGGTCAGCGGGGCGGCTGTGAATAACCCCGTAGAGGGAAGGCTTCCGAGGGGGGAAACGCTGAGCAGCACACCGCCTTTCTGTACCAAGGGCTGGCTGATGTGCACGGCTAAGTTACGGCAGCCCTTCAGAAGTGACCGAGCTGCGAGCTGTGTGATGCTACATGCCGGGCTTCACGGCAAGTCAGAGCCAGGTTAAATCCCAGGCTTGTTAAATGCCGATAGTGGCATAAGTGGTCATAAAGCCCAGGTTTTCATTAACATGATCACAAACCAAATAAAGAATTGTAACACTTGAGCCGAATGACTAACGGGTGGCAAAAGCAGCGCGGTCTGTTTGAGGAGTATGTATGTTGTGAACCTGTTGCTGTTCTGCCAGGTAACCTCTACAGCCGGCACATCCAGATCGATGGGGAGGTGCTGGCCATCCAAGTGCAGGACACCCCGGGTGTGCAGGTGAGTCAGACACATCCATGCAGATCACCAGAGCAGCCCAGAGTTAGTTAGTGTGCATCAGAACAGCATCTTGTTCTGCTCTTCCTAGTGATGTTCTGCTGCGTTTCAGTGCAGAGCTCCGGCTGGGAGAGCTGGTAACCTGTGCTTTAGCCACAGTTGCCAAGCCGGATGGGTCGGGTGCCTGAAGTTTGCTGGTAGTAAAAAGAAATGGCTCATTGTTTTGGGTGAATCGTTTGTACGCTGGGGGCCCACTGCTTTGGGATGGCTGAATTACTGAAGTGTTTTGTTCCCATATATTAGGAACAttagatggaaaaacaaaccgACTCGCTTTGTGCAAATACGGTACGCATGTGGAAGAAAATGTCATGGCTACCACCCAACAAAACACATACATCTCTATAATAAAAAGTGAGCTCTACTGTATTGGAGCCGTGTTCATTGGGATGTTACAGCTTGAAGTTCTGAATGTATAGACCTGAGCGGTGCtggatttttgcctttttgaaCTGGGCAGCACTCCAGGTCTAAATGCTTCCAGCTCATATCTTTGCTTCCCCAGACTTACTGTCTAGCCAGTTAATTTCCCATTCTGTGAGACTACAAAGTCTTTCTCTGCATGCAGAACGACTCAGGTCACTTTTCTGTTTGAGAATAGCAAACTCCAGTGTTAAattccaggctttttttttctgcagctgaatcaacatatgtatttatttgacaCGCTCCGATTAAGTTTGGTACTTACAATGTGAAATGCAGATACATACGTCTGAAGCCGTAAAATGCTATTTAGGTTTAAAGGGGTCTTTTAAAAGTCTTTTACGACCTCAACCATCTAATATGAGACCGTTTGCTCTACAGATCCATGGACACAGCCTGGATTGTAATGAGCAGCTGAACAGATGCATTCGCTGGGCGGACGCCCTGGTGATCGTCTTCTCCATCACAGACTATAAGAGCTATGAACTGCTCAGTCACCTGTACCACCACGTTCGGCAGATGCATCCGGGGAATGCCGTCCCTGTTGTCATCGTAGCAAACAAAGCTGATCTCTTGCATATTAAAGAGGTGGAGCCACAGCATGGACTTCAGCTGGCCAACATGCTGGGCTGTGCTTTCTACGAAGTGTCTGTCAGCGAAAACTACAACGATGTCTTCAATGCCTTCCATGTCCTCTGCAAAGAAGTCAGCAAACAGCAGGCCACCAGCACCCCTGAGAGACGGAGAACTTCTCTCATTCCACGGCCCAAATCACCCAACATGCAGGATCTGAAGAGGAGGTTTAAGCAAGCGCTGTCTGCTAAAGTGAGGACTGTCACGTCGGTCTGACAGCAGGGCCAAGAAGAGGCGTTGTTCTTCCCAACGCTTCTCCTACGTTTGAAACCCTGGATGTCCAACACTGGCACGTCTGCAGTCCGATGTTGTGACGGGATGGTTCAGGCAGCGTTCTGCATGGCTGTAGAAACAAGAAGCTGCTTGAACAGTGAACAGTGGTGgatgggaaaagaataaaaaccaacaaaaaaaccccacaaaaataGTCTTGAAGTGGCTCTAGGATGTAACTTGCAGAACAAGTATTTTCACTTGGAAGTGGACCTTTccaataaatgcttttttctcttgACGGGACAGATCTGGCTTAATGTTTGTGCAGAGACAGCCTTTTAGCTGTGACTCTCAACTTGTACTTGAGCAGGGAAACACCCTGAACTGCAGTTCACTGTTCAGAAGTAACTGCTCCAGTTTTGCAACACTTTCACTGGGATGAAGGACAGCATGGTAGATCTGTTCCATTTGTTGCACAGTAGAGCTGTTTATTTCACTTGTATTTCtaaacaaacctgaaaacatGCAACTGTTCTGTATAAATAAGTGTGAAGTAAGTGGACATGACTGGGCATCATGACTGTACACGGTggtcctttattttttctactaGCCGTGTTGTTGCTGACAACTTGACCAGACTCTTTGTATGCAAAACTATTGTGCATAGGGTGTAAACATGTGTCATTACAAATAGCTGGTGGGTCTTTTATActgcctgaaaaaaaacccactgtcCAGACTGAATGATCTAACACAGAGCTTTCTAGGGATAAGCCTGGAGTTGGAGTGATGGTCCGTTACAACTGCCAGTGTAAGacacttttctcctctttctttctttccctggtGTATAATAAGCAGAGAGGGAACCAGTGATTGAGCTTGATGTGAAGCACGGCTGCCCCAAGGCAATGAAGCTGGCTGTTTGTTCAGAGCTGAGCCGGTCCCTGTTCGTCTTTAAACACATGAGGCGACTTAAGCATTTCTTCTTGATTTTCCTCCTACGTTGAGCCAATGGAGTTCACAGGCTAAAGGCCTTACACACGTGCACTTTAAAAAAGCCAgttgtgcttttgtttgaactgtaatttatttatttcatgtacAGTTACATGCAGCATTAAATTCTGAATTGCTTATTTTCTCGTGTGTTCTTCCTGTGTGTGAGACACAATTGGTAACAGCCAGCAAAGCCTGGAGATGCAGTAATTGTTTTCTCAGGGTGGTTAATGTGCATTGCAGAAACTAAGGTCTTTGCTGCCTGTGCTGTTGATTTATGAGCataatctgtgtgtgtgtgttgggggggtgGTGGTGAAGCTCTTATAACTGCTTTTCAACTCAACTATTTTAGGAAAGGTACTGAAAATTACAATTGGATTCTTCATATTCCCTTGTCAGAAAACACCAATGAGGAGAGAATGAG
This DNA window, taken from Excalfactoria chinensis isolate bCotChi1 chromosome 4, bCotChi1.hap2, whole genome shotgun sequence, encodes the following:
- the RASL11B gene encoding ras-like protein family member 11B — encoded protein: MRLTQSMCTIAECAPGGEACPAARPRLVKIAVVGGSGVGKTALVVRFLTRRFIGDYERNAGNLYSRHIQIDGEVLAIQVQDTPGVQIHGHSLDCNEQLNRCIRWADALVIVFSITDYKSYELLSHLYHHVRQMHPGNAVPVVIVANKADLLHIKEVEPQHGLQLANMLGCAFYEVSVSENYNDVFNAFHVLCKEVSKQQATSTPERRRTSLIPRPKSPNMQDLKRRFKQALSAKVRTVTSV